CTGCTGATGGACGCCCACCTGGACGCCTCCGACGAGCAGCTGCTCGCCCACGCGCTCAAGGGGACGCAACTGCGGCGCGAGATCCACGATGCGGACACGCGCCTGGAAGGCTACGAGTGGTACGACCACCTGGGGCGCATCACCCGCATGGACATCGACCTGGTCTACGGCGCCGAGACCATCCGGCTGCGCCGGCCGCAGACGAAGTGGCCTCGGGTTCCGACAAAGCGACCCAAGGCCGTACGGATCACGCTCGCGGTCGATCGCGGCGGCAGGAAGAGCAATCTCCATCTCGACAGCGACGTCGCGTTCGTCGACACGAACGACCACGCCGGCTGCCCGGACGGGGCGGGGATCGTGCTGACCGAGACGGCGCGCATCGACCAGTCCGACCTGGAGCAGTTGGTGACCGCGTCCTTCTTCTCCCCGGACGACGGCGCCGACGCCGACTCGATCGAGCGCCAGAAGGCCGAGTTCGCCGAGGCGGCGCGCGACGCGGCGCTGCGGCTGCTTGCCACCCCCGAGCAGCGCATCAAGCAGATGGTGCGCAACGGCATCGAGGACACCGTCCGGAAGTACGTCCCGCGCAACAGCAACGCGACGATCCGCATCGAGCGGACCGCCCGGAACACCTCCATCGACATCGAGCTGGAACACCTCGAGCAGGCAGGCTGACTCTCCAATCGGCCGACTAAACAGCTCCTGGCCCAGGCCGGCTGCCCGAACGCCCTTTCCGGTGGGCCCGGGCGATGCGCGGCCGCCGACTCCGACAACTGCTCCGCGGCGCGGCCCGCCCGCCGCGGGGAGAGCCAACAAGGAAGGAGGACCAACGCGCACGCCCGAGGTGTGCCCGCCCGGACACGAAGCGTGCTGCCGGGGAAACGTCGCCGCCCGCGGAAACCGAGACGGAACGCGCCCGCAGACGAGCCGCGACGCTGGCCGCGCTCGACCGAGCCGCAGCCGAGGCGCGGCGCCAGGCAGAGCCCGCGCGCGAGTCCGACTACAGCTCGACGCGCCTGTGGGACGCCTGCATGGCGCTCATCGAGGCGGCCGAGGACACGCTGGCGGCCCACTTTCACGAGTAGCCGATTGCCCCGGAGGAGAACCGGAAGGGAGAAGCAGACGCAATGTCGAAGATCACGAACCGGAACATTCCGCTCGGCCAGCTCGAGCTGGCTCCGGACAACGTGCGGCGCACGCCGGCCGATGCGGCGGCCGACGAGCAGCTGCGCGCCAGCATCCTGGCGCTGGACGTTCTCGAGAACCTGCTCGTGCGTCCGAAGAAGGGCGTCAGGAACACCTTCGAGGTCGTCGCCGGCGGCCGCCGGCTTGCCGCGCTGCAGGCGCTCGCCGCCAACGGCGACATCCCCGGCGACCACCCGGTCCCGTGCCGGCTGCTCAACGGCGCGGCGACCGGCACCGACGTCTCGCTCCACGAGAACGAGGTGCGCGCGGCGATGCATCCGGCCGACCGGTTCGAGGCGTACCACGCCCTGACGAAGCAGGGGCTCACCTCGTCGGTCATCGCCACGCGCTTCGGCGTCCCGGAGCGCTCCGTCGAGCGGCTCCTCCGGCTCGCCTCGGTCTCCCCCGAGCTCGTCGCCGCCTATCGGGACGAGAGGATGACGCTCGAGACGCTCATGGCGTTCTCCGTGACCGAGGACCACGCCGCGCAGAAGGAGATCTGGGACCGCTCGCAGGCGCAGCACCGGGCGCTGTGGCCGAACGAGGTCCGGCGGGAGCTGACCGAAGGCGCGGTGGCGGGCAACGCCGCGCTGGCGCGCTTCGTGGGCATCGAGGACTACGAGCGGGCCGGGGGCACGGTCCAGCGGGACCTGTTCAGCCAGGACTCGGACGGCGTCTATCTCACCGACCGCGCGCTGGTGAACCGGTTAGCGGGTGAGAAGCTCCAGGCCGCGGCCAACGAGCTGGCCACCGAATGGAAGTGGGCCGAGGCCCGCATCGAGCCCGACTACGAGGCCGTCAACCGCATGGTGCGGCTGAAGATGGTCCCGGTGCCGCCCACCGAGGAGGAGCAGGCGCGGCTCGACGCGCTGCGCCAGAAGCTCGCGAGCTTCGACGACGCCGGCCAGCTCGGCGACGAGCAGGTCGACGAGTACTACCGCGTCGAGGCCGAGGCCAACGCCCTTGAGGAGGAGCTCGACGAGAAGGGCACCTTCCGCGAGGAGGACAAGGCGATCGCCGGCTGCGTCGTCTACGTCGCCCCGAACGGCGAGGTCGGCGTCATCGGCGGCCTGGTCCGGCCGGAGGACGTCCCGAAGCGGGAGGAGCGGCCCACGCCGGAACCGAAGGCGCCGGCCAGCCACGCGCCGGCCGAGGGGGACACGGGCGAGGCGGCGGTAGCCGGGACGGCCCACAGCGGTCAGGCGACGGCAGCCGACTCGGCCGAGGACGGCGCCGTCGACGCGCCGGTCCCCTCCTTCGGCGAGCGCTTCGAGGACCCGGTCTGGTCCAGCGGCCGGACGAAGCCCAGCAACCCCGCGGTGAAGGCCGCCGAGGAGGCGGGGATGAGCCTGTCGCTGACCAACGATCTGAAGTCCATCCGGACGGGGATCGTCAAGGCGCGGCTCGCCCGCAACTTCGCGGTCGCCTTCGACCTGTTCGTCTTCGAGCTCGTCGAGAAGCTCCACACGCTGGGGCGCGACAACTGCACGAGCATCTCCGGCGCCGAGACGCACATGCGCCCTGTGGACCGGCTCCGCGAGGACGACTTCGCCACCGCCAACCCGGGCGAGAAGCTGTTCGTCCGGCCGAAGCTGGACATCGGCGCCGAGGACCGGCTCGCTCGCTTCGACGCGTTTCGCAACCTCGACCGCAGGACGAAGCAGCGCCTGTTCGCCGGGTGCGTCGCCGCCATGCTCAACGACCAGATCGCGTTCGAGCCGCTGGCCAGGCCGGAGCTGGAGCGGGTGATCGAGCTGCTCGACATCGACTTCGCCGGCCAGGTGCGGCCGACCGAGCAGTACTTCTGGCGGCGGCTCAAGCGCGAGCAGCTGCTGAAGGTCGGCCGGCAGGTCCTCGGCGACGCCTGGGCCGACGCGCGGCTGCGGGCGAAGAAGGCCACATTGGCCGAGGAGCTCGGCGGCATCTTCGGGCCGCAGCCGGCCGCCCGCGGCGGGTTCGACGCCGAGGTGCGCGAGCGCATCGAGGCCTGGACGATGCCGGGCTTCAAGCCCTGGGACCACGACAGCGGCCTGGTCGACAACGGCGCGGCCGACGCTGCGGCGCCGGCCGAACAGGCCGACAAAGCACCGGGCACGAACGACGAGGCCGAGGCCGGCGCGGCCGAGACGGTCGTCGACTTCCCGGAACCGGCCCCGGACGCCCCGGCGCCGGTCGCCGAGGCCGACGATCTGCCGGCCTTCATGCACGAAGAGTCGGCCTGACCTGAACCCGCCTGCCTGACGGGGTCCCCGGACCCGGGGACCCCGCCCCCCGCGGACAGAGCCGGACAGGAGGGCAAGGCCCGCAACGGGCCTTCGTCCGCCGAAGCGCCGCGGCCAGGGGAGGACCGCGAAGGATGGCAATAGGACAAACCGCTGCATCGAGACCGGGCGAGGACGTCCGCACGCGGAACCCGCAGGACCTGCGGCCGAGCCGCGCGAGCGGGTGCTCGCCGAAGTTCTGCGCGCTGATGTGCTGGCTGCTCGACGTCGAGCCGATGACGACGCCGGCAATCGTCGACCTGTGCGTGACGCAGGACTGCGTCTGGCTGGCGACCACCGAGGACCCGTTCTTCAACCACCTGCTCGGCAGCCTCGACGACGCCGAGCGCAACGTGCGCGCCTGGGCCGAGACGTGCAACGCGCACCCGGAACTCACCGAGAACCTGCTCTCGAAGCTGCGCAAGCACGCGGCCTAGCGGCCCGGTGCGAGATCACGACCACCACCCTGAACGAGGGAACGAGACAGCCGATGACGACGCAGCAGAGCGCCGCCGCCAGCCTGTTGGACGAGACCCCCGCGGCCGGACCGCGTCAGATCGGCGAACTGCTGTTCCGCGCGGCCCGGAGACTGCTCCGGACCCTGGAACGGGGGGAACGCATGGAACGCCGCGCCTTGCGCGAGGCGATGACCGCCGCCTTCGGGCTCTCCGACGCCCAGGGCGGCTGGAGCTGGAAGGAGGCATACGACGCCGCCGAGGGCGCGATGACGCTCTTCCTGCTCCGGTATGGACGCCGCATCCTCCGGAGCGGTCTCCGTGAGGGGCTCGGCTACGTCGAGCGGGCCGCGCGCCTGGAGCCGCCGCACACCTACCGCTCGGAAGAGCAGATCCGGATGCAGCAGTTCTCCACGCCGCTGGGCCTAGCCTACGCGGTCGCCGCGGCCGCGCGGATAGAAGCCGACGACCTGGTGCTCGAGCCCTCGGCCGGCACCGGAACCCTGGCCGTGATGGCCGCCTGGCGGCTGCAGCCGGAGCGGCAGGGGAGACTGCTCCTCAACGAGCTCGCCCGCAACCGCGCCGACCTTCTCGATCACCTCTTCCCCCAGGTCGCGGTCACGAGGCTCAACGGCGAGCACATCGGTCACCTGCTGGAGACCCAGCCCGGGGTGGTGGTCATGAATCCCCCGTTCTCGAGACGGGCGACCGGCGGGGCTCTCGACCCCGACGCCGATCTCAAGCACGTGCGATCCGCCTACCGCCTGCTGCGCCCCGGAGGGCGGCTCGTGGCCGTCACCTCCGCCCATTGCATCCCCGACGGCGAGCAGTGGCGCCGGGCCTGCCAGGCCGAATCGCTGCAGCCGATCATCCGTTTCACCGCCGAGGTGGGCGGCCAGGTGTACGCGACCCGGGGAACGCGTTTCGCGTCCCGCCTGACCGTGGTCGACAAGCCGACGGGCCTCGGAGAACAGCCCGACTCGGCGGTCGACACGCACGCGCGCGCCGACACCGGCGCCGACCTGCTGGAGCTCGTGACCGAGCGCGTGCCGCACCGGCTGGCGCTGCAGGCGCCGGCGCGCAGGCGCCGCAAGGCGGCCGAGCCGATCCCGCCGGCCCGCAGGACGAAGCCGCTCACGCTCGTCGAGCACAACTGGGGCCCGGTCGAGCGGCTCAAGTACGAGCCGGTGCATCACGACGAGCACGCGTGCGCGGAGGCGGACGACGCCGGACCGTACGCGCCCTGGAGGCCGGAGACGATCCGGGTTCGCGACGCCTTCGACCACCCGACCGCGCTCGTGCAGACGCAGGCGATGGCGGCCGTGCGCCATCCGGCGCCGAAGTACCAGCCGACGCTGCCGTCGGCCATCCTCCGTCAGGGCCGGCTGTCGGCCGCACAGCTCGAGAGCGTCGCGCTGGCCGGCGAGGCGCACGAGCAGCACCTGCCGGCCTGGCACCTGGTCAGCCGCACCTGGGAGCGGAGCGTCCGCGTGGACGTGGACGGCGAGCCGAGTCCGGCGGCGATCGCTCACGCCCAGCAGGAGAACCCCGGCGAGCACTTCGAGCAAGCCCCGGTACGGTTCCGCCAGGCGTGGATGCTGGGCGACGGCACCGGATGCGGCAAAGGCCGGCAGGTGGCCGCCGTCATCGCCGGGCACTGGCTGCAGGGCCGGCGGCGCGCACTGTGGCTGTCGCAGTCCGACAAGCTGATCGAGGACGCCCGCCGCGACTGGGCCGCCGTCGGCGGCAGCGAGGCCGACGTCGTCCCGATCCGGCGCATCAAGCAGGGCCAGCCGATCCGGCTCGCCCAGGGGGTGCTCTTCTCGACCTACGCGTCGCTGCGCACCGCCGAGCGTCAGGGGCGCAAGGCTCGCCTCGATCAGATCATCGAGTGGCTCGCCGCTGGCGCCACCGAGCAGGCGCGCCACGCCTACGACGGCGTCGTCGTCTTCGACGAGGCGCACGCAATGGCCAACGCCGCCGGCAAGAAAGGCGCGCGGGGCGACGTGCTCCCGTCGCAACAGGGCCTCGCCGGGCTCCGACTGCAGAACGCGTTGCCCGGCGCGCGCGTCGTCTACGTCTCGGCCACCGGGGCGTCGACCGTCCATGGCCTGGCCTACGCCAAGCGCCTCGGGCTGTGGGCGACGGCGCTGACGCCGTTCGCCACGCGCGAGCACTTCGTCGAGGCGATGGAACGGGGCGGGGTGGCGGCCCTGGAAGTGGTCGCCCGGGATCTGAAGGCGCTGGGCCTGTACCAGGCGCGCGCTCTGGCCTACGACGGCGTCGAGATCGACATGCTGCGGCACGCGCTGACCGGCGAGCAGCGCGCCATCTACGACGAGTACGCCCACGCGTTCCAGATCATCCACGACCACCTGGACGAGGCGCTCGAGCTGACCGGCGTCAACGGCGACGACGGCGGCGGCGACCGCGCGGCCCGCGCCGCCGCGCTGTCGGCCTTCGAAGGCGCCAAGCAGCGGTTCTTCAACCACCTGCTCACCGCCATGAAGACGCCCACGCTCATCCGCTCGGTCGAGCAGGACGTCGCCGAGGGGCGCGCCGCCGTGATCCAGATCGTCTCGACCGGCGAGGCGCTGATGGAGCGGCGGATCGAGCAGATCCCGGTCAGCGAGTGGGACGACCTGTCGATCGACATGACCCCGCGCGAGTACGTCCTCGACTACCTGCGCCGCGCGTTCCCGCTCGACCTGTACGAGGAGTACGCCGACGAGGAGGGGAACATCCGCAGCCGCAAGGTGCTCGATCCCGACGGCAACCCGGTGCAGTCGCAGATCGCCGTCCGCATGCGCGACGAGCTGATCGAGCGGCTCGGCGCGATGCCGCCCGTCCCGGCCGCCCTCGACCAGCTGATCCATCACTTCGGCGCCGAGCGCGTCGCCGAGATCACGGGCCGTGCCCGCCGCGTCGTGCGCGTCGCCGACCACGAGGGAGAGCGCCTGGCCGTGCGCACGCGGCCGGACTCCGCCAACCTGAGCGAGGCCCAGGAGTTCATGGCCGGCAAGAAGCTGATCCTCGTCTTCTCGGGAGCCGGCGGGACGGGGCGCAGCTACCACGCCGACGCCGGCTGCGGAAACCGCCGACGCCGCGTTCACTACCTGCTGGAAGCCGGATGGCGCGCCGACCAGGCCATCCAGGGACTCGGGCGCTCGCACCGCACGCACCAGGTGTCGGCCCCCGTCTTCCGGCCCGTGACCACCGACGTGAAGGCCGAGCGCCGGTTCATCTCCACCATCGCCAAGCGGCTGGACGCGCTGGGGGCGATCACGCGCGGCCAGCGCAACGCGCAGACGGCCATGGGCGACGACGACCGCGCCCTCTTCCACGCGAGCGACAACTTCGAGTCCGTCTACGCGCACAAGGCGCTCCGCCAGTTCTACTACGACCTGGTGGGGAACCGCATCGACGGGTGGTCCGAAGAGCGGTTCCACCGCGCCACCGGCCTGGCGCTCGCCACCGACGGCGGCACCGAGCTGAAGCACGACACGCCGCCGATGCCGACCTTCCTGAACCGGCTGCTGGCGCTGCCGATCGACGACCAGAACGAGCTGTTCGTGCACCTGGAGGAACTGATCGAAGGCAATCTCGAGCAGGCCATCGAGAGCGGCGCCTACAACCAGGGCGTCGAGGACGTCGACGCCGACGAGATCGAGCTGACGAACACCGAGACGCTCGCCACCGACGAACGAACGGGAGCGACGACCCGCATAGCCGAGCTCGTCTGCCGCAAGCGGACGCGGCCGCTGAAGCCGGAAGCGGCCATCGGCAAGGCGCGCAAGGCGGCTGAGCAGCGCGGCCGCGCCGACGAGGTGCGACTCGTTGCGCGCAGGCTCCCTGGAAAGGACCCGGAAGCGGCCGTCGTGGCGCCGGCGCCGTCCTGGCTCCTCGACAACGGCGGCATCCAGCCGCGCGTGCGGCTCCTGCAGCCCGACAGCCAGCGCACCCAGGCGAAGCACCTCTTCGAGGAGGACGGCTGGGGGGCGACCGCGGCCGTTGCCTGGACCTCCGTCTGGGAAGAGCAGATGAAGCGCGTGCCCATGCACGTCGAGACGCGCATCTGGCTCGTCACGGGCCTGTTGCTCCCGTACTGGAACCGCTTGCAGACCGAAGACATGAAGATCCGCCGCGCCGTGACCCGCGACGGCCGGCGGCTCGTCGGACGCCTCGTGAGCCTCGCCGAGGTCAATGCCGTGCGCGTCGCCTTCGGCCTCGAGGGACGCATCCGCATCTCGGCGGCCGAGATGTGGAAGATGCTGACCGAGACGAAGAGCAAGGTGCCGCTCAGCGAGGGAAAGCGGCTCGTCTGCCGGCGCGTGATGGGCCAGCCGCGCGTCGAGATCCACGGCGTCGACTACCGCACGCTCGCCGACCTGAAGCGCCGCGGCTGCAAGACCGAGGTCATCGCCTACGAGACCCGGGTCTTCGTGCCCGACCAGGCAGTCCTCGAACGGGTCCTCGATCGGTATGCTCCCGACGGCGCCGAACCGTCGGCGCAGGGCTGACGGCGACTGGCGGCCGAAGCCGCACCGAGGGGAGGACCGGATGTTCCACATCGTCTTCGGGGAAGGAACCCGCGGGATCAGGGAGGCGATCGCCCCGGCCAACATCGAACAGATAGGGCCGCAGGCATTCGCCTTCGACGACGACCTCGACGAAGACAGGGAGAGCTTCGAGAGCACCGTCAAGAACCTGCAGAAGAAGCTCAAGGGCGACTTCGTCGTCATCACCCCCCAGTACTGGGGCGGACGCGGCAGCAAGGCGCTGGCCGAGAAGATGGCAGGTTGGTTCGCCAATGCCGACGGCATCGAGTTCAACGCCGGCGAGGAGAAAGCCGGTTGACATCACGTTCGAACAGGAGGGTCTGGACGGAGTCGAGCCACCGCGGCGACCTGTGGTCGATCCTGGCCGGAGGAAGGCTCCCCGGCCGACATCTTGACCGCCAGCCTGCGGCTCGACGCGGTGCAGGAGCCCGAACCGACCCGCACTGGCTGACCCCGAAGCGGCGGCACAAGGTAGGAGGACAGCTCTACGTTGACAGCGAGGCTAACGAAAACTAGCGTACAGAGAGAAAGAACATGGAGAGCCCTGGAATCATCCCGATAGTGCTGACCGGCATGGGCATGGTCGCAGCAGTACTGCTGGGCGTGTGGGGGATCGTGGCACGGTACGACGACCGGATGCGAAACCGGATGGATGCGCTCCGAGACCGGATCAACGACCGGATCGACGCCCAGGGGAAAGAAACGACCGAGCAGCTCGGGCAGCTCCGGGAACGAATGGCCAAGCTCGAAGGACTGCTGGAAGGCCTCCGGGAAGCAATCACGGGAAAACGGGCCGCATAGGCCGGGCAATCAATACCCACGACCGCCAAGACCTCGTACTCGCACACCAGATGGTGCGCCGCCACGAGGAACCGCTACCGGCGGCGACCGAGTGTCGAGAACGCCGCAAGGAACGGACCGCCCGCACACGAATCCCGGCCGGAACGGCAAACACAGGAATTGTGGCCAAGCGGCCAGATTTCCGGTGCAATCACACCACCGCCCGACGACCGCGCGTGGCCGGCGGCCATCCGCAACGACGAGACCACAACGTGACACCCCGACCCTTGTCGACCCGTACCGCAACGCGCGGCGCTTCGTCGACCTGCCTCATTGACGAGATGGTGAAGACCGCGGGACGCGGCGTGCTCACGCCGTCGCTGGAGCGGGAGTACGTCGCGCGGCAACTGCCACCCGCCGACGCCCGAAAGCTGCGGGCCGGACCCGGGTGGGAGCTCGTCTACGAAACGGGGGAGCGCTCGACCATCGTCTGGGCGACCGGCGTGCGTGAGTGCGTCTGGGTCCCGGCCGATGCAAACAGGGCAGCGCCCGACCAATGAAGAGAACACCGCGAACCGACGCCCTCCCTACGGCGTTCGCGCCCGTGCTCGTCGCATAGACCGCGCCCGCCCGTCCTGCGTCGCATCGGCCCACGGCCCTGCGAAGAATCACCCGGCTGCGCCACGCGGTCGAGGACGCCGCCACGACGACCGCCCCGGTAGAGAACCGGAACTTCCTGGGCACCTCATCGACGCCGTCCCCGCACCCTCGAGAGCCGCCGCCGAGACGTGCCGGAATTGCACTTGATCCATTCGAGGGGTTCTTCGCTTGGAGGACTTGCCCCTCGGCGCAACCGAACCCGACCCCGCGACGGAGGCCAACATGGCAAGGACATGGCCGGAGCACCGAGCCGAATTTCCGGCGATGGGGGAGCACATCGCCGACGCAGGCATCGAGGCGATGCAATGGGCCGAGGCCCCGCCCGAAAGCCTTGCTGAGGCAGAGGAACTGCTCCGCCAGCTCGAGCGCGACCAGTGGGGGGCACTGCCGCGAGACCGGTGGGGAGGGCCGACCGAACATCCTTCCAACAAGCGCATCCTGGAGCAGGTAGCCAATCTGGTGCGCGAGGCCATCGGTTCCGCCCTGCTGGGCGTCGACCCGCGAACCTGGTCCATGGGACCGGCCTGCATCCAGGACGGCATCGTCGACGGCGAGTCGATCGAAGAGGCGGGCTTCCAGGTCGAGATCAACGACCACGGCAACGTCACCGTGATCTCGGGCGACGACGACGTGTGGAGCTGTGTCTGACAACGCAGACAAGCGCTCCGACATGCCCATACTTCGGGTGAAGGAACGGTTCCGACCCCCGGCGAACACCGATTCGGCATCAACGAACGCCGCC
The sequence above is drawn from the Acidobacteriota bacterium genome and encodes:
- a CDS encoding methylase, which encodes MTTQQSAAASLLDETPAAGPRQIGELLFRAARRLLRTLERGERMERRALREAMTAAFGLSDAQGGWSWKEAYDAAEGAMTLFLLRYGRRILRSGLREGLGYVERAARLEPPHTYRSEEQIRMQQFSTPLGLAYAVAAAARIEADDLVLEPSAGTGTLAVMAAWRLQPERQGRLLLNELARNRADLLDHLFPQVAVTRLNGEHIGHLLETQPGVVVMNPPFSRRATGGALDPDADLKHVRSAYRLLRPGGRLVAVTSAHCIPDGEQWRRACQAESLQPIIRFTAEVGGQVYATRGTRFASRLTVVDKPTGLGEQPDSAVDTHARADTGADLLELVTERVPHRLALQAPARRRRKAAEPIPPARRTKPLTLVEHNWGPVERLKYEPVHHDEHACAEADDAGPYAPWRPETIRVRDAFDHPTALVQTQAMAAVRHPAPKYQPTLPSAILRQGRLSAAQLESVALAGEAHEQHLPAWHLVSRTWERSVRVDVDGEPSPAAIAHAQQENPGEHFEQAPVRFRQAWMLGDGTGCGKGRQVAAVIAGHWLQGRRRALWLSQSDKLIEDARRDWAAVGGSEADVVPIRRIKQGQPIRLAQGVLFSTYASLRTAERQGRKARLDQIIEWLAAGATEQARHAYDGVVVFDEAHAMANAAGKKGARGDVLPSQQGLAGLRLQNALPGARVVYVSATGASTVHGLAYAKRLGLWATALTPFATREHFVEAMERGGVAALEVVARDLKALGLYQARALAYDGVEIDMLRHALTGEQRAIYDEYAHAFQIIHDHLDEALELTGVNGDDGGGDRAARAAALSAFEGAKQRFFNHLLTAMKTPTLIRSVEQDVAEGRAAVIQIVSTGEALMERRIEQIPVSEWDDLSIDMTPREYVLDYLRRAFPLDLYEEYADEEGNIRSRKVLDPDGNPVQSQIAVRMRDELIERLGAMPPVPAALDQLIHHFGAERVAEITGRARRVVRVADHEGERLAVRTRPDSANLSEAQEFMAGKKLILVFSGAGGTGRSYHADAGCGNRRRRVHYLLEAGWRADQAIQGLGRSHRTHQVSAPVFRPVTTDVKAERRFISTIAKRLDALGAITRGQRNAQTAMGDDDRALFHASDNFESVYAHKALRQFYYDLVGNRIDGWSEERFHRATGLALATDGGTELKHDTPPMPTFLNRLLALPIDDQNELFVHLEELIEGNLEQAIESGAYNQGVEDVDADEIELTNTETLATDERTGATTRIAELVCRKRTRPLKPEAAIGKARKAAEQRGRADEVRLVARRLPGKDPEAAVVAPAPSWLLDNGGIQPRVRLLQPDSQRTQAKHLFEEDGWGATAAVAWTSVWEEQMKRVPMHVETRIWLVTGLLLPYWNRLQTEDMKIRRAVTRDGRRLVGRLVSLAEVNAVRVAFGLEGRIRISAAEMWKMLTETKSKVPLSEGKRLVCRRVMGQPRVEIHGVDYRTLADLKRRGCKTEVIAYETRVFVPDQAVLERVLDRYAPDGAEPSAQG